One Fuerstiella marisgermanici DNA window includes the following coding sequences:
- a CDS encoding YebC/PmpR family DNA-binding transcriptional regulator → MGRSFENRKHSIMKTAGQKSKLYAKYGKQLYVVAKNGVPDPEGNPALRNLIERAKKDQVPSHVIEKAIEKASGTGGEDYSAARYEGFGPGGCSVIIDCLTDNNNRTITEVRNCFTKTGAKLGTAGSVSRLFDHLAVLSFAGDNEEEVLEAMLDADIDVDDTECKDGKVTLFVPPSEFYKATTAMQEAFPEIELEVQEITFLPQTTTEISEEDRPTFDKFIEMLNDCDDVQDVYHNAVLPD, encoded by the coding sequence ATGGGCAGAAGCTTCGAAAATCGTAAACATTCCATCATGAAAACGGCCGGACAGAAGTCCAAGCTGTATGCGAAGTATGGCAAGCAGTTGTACGTCGTGGCCAAAAATGGAGTTCCCGATCCCGAAGGCAACCCGGCGCTGCGAAACCTGATTGAACGCGCCAAAAAAGATCAGGTGCCCAGCCACGTTATTGAAAAAGCCATCGAAAAAGCGAGCGGCACCGGCGGTGAAGATTACTCGGCAGCACGCTACGAAGGCTTCGGTCCGGGCGGATGCTCAGTGATTATCGATTGCCTGACGGACAACAACAACCGCACGATCACAGAAGTTCGCAACTGCTTTACAAAGACCGGCGCGAAGCTGGGAACGGCTGGCTCAGTGTCGCGTTTGTTCGACCACCTTGCGGTGCTTTCCTTCGCAGGCGACAACGAAGAAGAAGTTCTGGAAGCCATGCTGGATGCTGATATCGATGTCGACGACACCGAATGCAAAGACGGCAAAGTGACTCTGTTTGTTCCGCCAAGTGAATTTTATAAAGCGACCACTGCAATGCAGGAAGCGTTTCCTGAAATTGAACTGGAGGTTCAGGAAATTACGTTTCTGCCTCAAACAACAACGGAAATCAGTGAAGAGGACCGGCCAACGTTCGATAAGTTTATTGAAATGCTGAATGACTGCGACGACGTCCAGGACGTCTACCACAACGCTGTTTTGCCGGACTAA
- a CDS encoding lipase family protein, translating into MSDAASLVPIHSKITCPIEEKPMLVQSLLFAELSSASYYDEVHAERIVEHMGFEGFQYYDRDGAQAYMYWNDTDCVVACRGTEPNEWNDIKADANAVAVVTETFGRVHKGFNQEVDDLWPILENALVENKKTLWFTGHSLGGAMATICAGRCYLSEIESMPKALFTYGSPRVGDKQFVNFVELDHTRWVNNNDIVTRVPPAWMGYRHGGTEKYLNCNGKFRDLSGVLRRADRWRGFLRGLLSFKVDHFSDHSIDRYVEYILGAVQEAGDLQEVDDTLGKLPEGESPASDGEAVTAKQ; encoded by the coding sequence ATGTCCGACGCTGCGTCTCTGGTCCCGATTCATTCCAAAATCACGTGCCCCATCGAAGAAAAGCCAATGCTGGTGCAGTCGCTGCTGTTTGCCGAACTGTCCAGCGCGTCGTACTACGATGAAGTCCACGCGGAACGGATCGTGGAACATATGGGTTTTGAAGGCTTCCAGTACTACGATCGCGACGGTGCTCAGGCCTACATGTACTGGAACGATACGGACTGCGTCGTCGCATGCCGCGGGACGGAGCCAAACGAATGGAACGACATCAAGGCCGACGCCAACGCCGTGGCTGTCGTGACGGAAACGTTTGGCCGAGTCCACAAGGGGTTCAATCAGGAAGTCGACGACCTGTGGCCCATTTTGGAAAATGCACTGGTCGAAAACAAAAAGACGCTGTGGTTTACGGGCCATTCGCTGGGTGGCGCGATGGCGACCATCTGCGCGGGACGCTGCTATCTTTCAGAAATCGAATCCATGCCAAAAGCGCTATTCACTTATGGCAGTCCTCGTGTGGGAGACAAGCAATTCGTGAACTTCGTCGAACTGGACCACACTCGCTGGGTCAACAACAACGACATCGTGACTCGCGTACCGCCTGCTTGGATGGGCTACCGCCACGGTGGCACCGAAAAATACCTGAACTGTAACGGCAAGTTTCGAGACTTATCCGGTGTGCTGCGGCGGGCCGACAGGTGGCGTGGCTTTTTGCGCGGCTTGTTAAGCTTCAAGGTGGACCATTTTTCCGACCATTCCATCGATCGCTATGTCGAATACATCTTGGGCGCGGTGCAGGAAGCGGGCGACCTGCAAGAAGTCGACGATACGCTGGGCAAGTTGCCGGAAGGCGAATCGCCAGCAAGCGACGGCGAAGCAGTGACGGCGAAGCAGTGA
- the lnt gene encoding apolipoprotein N-acyltransferase, with product MAIALTDTEPVTLPEPESVKSPPAVPTELRPDIDRIIRSGQQAETAPGSAWPVFSMSLATGVLLWLSFTPLDFAPLAWIALFWSRFMPPDFAPLNFAPLAWIALVPLCLLLRVERLPKRAYLAVGFGAFIWAIATLQWMRLGHVTMYGALVALAFYVSLYFPAFVAISRKVIKAGCPMWLAVPLVWTALEFVRAYLLTGFSWYYLAHSQYRWTTLVQISDVTGAYGVSFLIAMASGVIAACLPAGLLVRLRLAPSVDTTSSSSSRGQRVAVACVIAAVAGSCFYGMNRIQPVDSAGDGPVVSVVQGNFTPELKHDPTKSTKMWLDHNLLSRLASQHRPDLIVWPETMFPEHDVVIADDVTDDDLTGNLTMPGRASNSALAQDIIARWRSQRARDLLKNISQETGTAMLIGLITEVIEKDKRSVYNSAAFVRPDLGYMGRYDKIHRVLFGEYLPFKETLPWLVRLTPFPPDYGIAAGSQPKAFDYAKASFAPIICFEDTVPQLVRRVVNTEGESGAMPDVLINMTNDAWFRGSSELDQHLITATFRCIETRRPMVRAVNAGVSAFIDSSGRIRQPETFLVVPEADDGAFDKPVQVESLINPETGRRYRQCSAVMTAQVPLDGRSTVYLKYGDWFAILCSLLVLVGIAVGMRKPSVANAHANS from the coding sequence TTGGCGATTGCATTAACCGATACCGAACCTGTGACACTGCCCGAACCTGAGTCCGTCAAGAGCCCTCCGGCAGTCCCGACGGAGTTGCGCCCGGATATCGATCGCATCATCCGATCCGGGCAGCAGGCTGAGACCGCTCCGGGATCGGCGTGGCCCGTGTTTTCGATGTCGCTGGCCACCGGAGTGCTGCTTTGGTTGAGCTTCACGCCGCTGGACTTCGCGCCACTGGCTTGGATCGCGCTTTTTTGGTCCAGGTTCATGCCGCCGGACTTTGCTCCGCTTAACTTCGCTCCGCTGGCATGGATCGCGTTAGTGCCGCTGTGTTTGTTGCTGCGAGTTGAACGGCTTCCGAAACGAGCCTACCTGGCTGTGGGATTTGGCGCCTTCATCTGGGCGATTGCCACGTTGCAATGGATGAGACTCGGGCATGTGACCATGTACGGAGCTCTGGTTGCCTTAGCGTTTTATGTGTCGCTGTACTTTCCCGCATTCGTGGCCATCAGTAGAAAAGTGATCAAAGCCGGCTGCCCGATGTGGCTGGCTGTCCCGCTGGTCTGGACAGCGCTGGAATTCGTGCGAGCCTACCTGTTAACCGGTTTTTCGTGGTACTACCTGGCTCATTCGCAATACCGCTGGACGACGCTGGTGCAAATTTCGGATGTCACCGGAGCGTACGGTGTTTCGTTTTTGATCGCGATGGCTTCCGGCGTGATAGCGGCATGTCTGCCTGCGGGGCTGCTGGTTCGCCTGCGGCTGGCGCCTTCTGTTGATACGACAAGCAGCAGTTCATCACGCGGTCAGCGAGTGGCGGTTGCCTGCGTGATCGCGGCAGTGGCTGGCAGTTGCTTTTACGGAATGAACAGAATTCAACCCGTCGACTCGGCAGGTGATGGGCCGGTCGTTTCCGTCGTACAGGGCAATTTTACGCCGGAACTGAAGCACGATCCGACCAAGTCAACAAAGATGTGGCTGGATCACAATTTGTTGTCTCGACTTGCGTCGCAGCACCGGCCGGACCTGATTGTCTGGCCGGAAACCATGTTTCCCGAACACGATGTCGTGATTGCCGACGATGTCACGGACGACGATCTGACAGGCAACCTGACGATGCCCGGCCGTGCCAGCAACAGCGCTTTAGCACAGGACATTATCGCAAGGTGGCGAAGTCAGCGAGCGCGTGACCTATTGAAAAACATCAGCCAGGAAACGGGCACGGCCATGTTGATTGGTCTGATTACCGAAGTCATCGAAAAGGACAAGCGCAGCGTTTATAATTCGGCGGCTTTCGTGCGCCCGGACCTGGGCTACATGGGCCGCTACGACAAAATTCATCGTGTCCTGTTTGGTGAGTACCTTCCCTTTAAAGAAACTCTGCCGTGGCTGGTGCGACTTACCCCATTTCCGCCGGACTACGGAATTGCGGCCGGCAGTCAGCCGAAGGCTTTCGACTACGCGAAGGCTTCGTTCGCTCCGATTATCTGCTTCGAAGACACGGTTCCTCAGCTGGTACGTCGCGTCGTCAACACCGAAGGCGAATCCGGCGCTATGCCTGACGTGCTGATCAACATGACGAATGATGCGTGGTTTCGAGGCTCCAGCGAACTGGATCAGCATCTGATCACGGCGACGTTTCGCTGCATCGAAACGCGACGGCCGATGGTGCGAGCCGTCAATGCTGGAGTTTCGGCATTCATCGATTCGTCAGGACGCATCCGGCAACCGGAAACGTTTCTAGTTGTCCCCGAAGCTGACGATGGTGCGTTTGATAAGCCCGTGCAGGTGGAATCGCTGATCAACCCTGAGACCGGCCGTCGCTATCGGCAGTGTTCTGCCGTGAT